GCGGCGCTTGGCGACCAGTACCGCGGTGCGGGTGATGACCATGGCAAGGGACATGAAGACAAAGGCATTTGCATAGACGTCCGGACCGCTGAGCTCATTTTCGATACTGAAGCGGATCAGGCCCTCGGCGAACCAGTGCTCGGCGCCATAGGCGAAAAGGACGCGGGCACTGGAAATGACGATCCAGACGAGGGCGTATCCGAATCCGCCGATGGTGTAGATCTGGCCGTCGGCGCCGCGGTGGGCGGGGAGCAGGGCACCGGCGACCAGTCCGCAGATCACGCCCACTCCGACGCCGATGAGCTGGAACGACAGGGCGTTCCCCGAGGTCGGGAACGAGTGAACGAAGAGCGCGATAATGATGGCGACCGCGATCACGGAGCGCAGCATGCGCATATTGGTGACCCGGCGGCGGCCCAGGTCGGTCGCCAGGATGATGGTGAGAATGGACGCGCTGGCAATCAGCGCGATGACGAACTGACTCAGGTGGCTCATGGAAATCCGGGGCCTTTCCGCAATGCTGCGAGGTCTGTTGCTCCGGCGGTTTCCGCGTGGTGCGCTCACCGCCGTCAACGACGTTATGGCGGCGGATGGTTGTGGGGGTACGACCGGCTGGTGGATTCGGCTGTCCACCGGTCGGTGGACAGCGCCGCGGGAGGCGTAAGGGGAGGGTGATAGGACTGTGAGGCGGTGGCACGGCGGCACCTGCGCCCCCGGTGGGGGCCGTTCGGATTCAGGGGGACACGGTGACGCGTGAGGCGCGGCGCGCACCCGAGGCACGGGTGCGTTGGTTCGGGCTGTGGGACAGCTACTTCGTGATCTGCTATCTGGTCACCACGGGGCTGGTGTTCACCTCCGCCGTGCCGCAGACCGCGCGGCTGATCGCCATCGGCGCACTGACGCTGATCGTGCCCTGGTACGCGGGGATCGGGCGGCCGTTGATGCTCCGCCACGAGAGCGACGGGCGCAACGGATTCTTCGTCGGCGGCCTCTTCGTGCTGTTCGGGCTCGCCACCGCGGTCGACCTGACGAGTGCGTTCGCCCTATTCGCGATCGTCCCGATGCTGATGATGAGCCTGGCGGTCCGGCCGGCCGTCGTGGCGGCTGTGCTCGGCAATCTCCTCCCCGTGACGATGCTGTGGCTGCAGGGCGGCGCCACGGCCCCGCTCATGCTGTTCGTGCTGCTGGCGTCGCTGCTGGGGATCGCCCTGTCCGTGCTCCTCGGGCTGTGGATCAAGCGGGTGGTACGGCAGAACAGGGAGCACGCCGAACTGATCGAGGAGCTGCGGCGGAACCGTGAGCAGGTGGCCCGGCTGTCGCACCAGGCAGGGATCTCCGCCGAGCGCGAGCGGCTCGCACGGGAGATCCACGACACCCTGGCGCAGAGCCTGACCGGCATCATCAGCCTGGTGCAGGCCGCCGATGCGGAGGTGGAGGGCGCCCCCGCCGTCGCCCGGAAACACCTTGCGCTGGTCGGGCGGATGGCCACGGAGAGCCTGGCGGAGGCCCGTGCCTTCGTCGCCGACCGGACGCCCGCTTCGCTGCGGGAGAGCTCCCTGGCGCAGGCGCTGCGGCGGCAGGCGGACGGACTGGCCGCGCAGACCGGGCTGCTGGCGCGGTTCGCCGTCGAGGGGGACGAGCGTCCGCTGCCGATGGCCGTCAATGTCGTGCTGCTGCGGGCCGCGCAGGAGGCCGGCACCAATGTGCGCAAGCACGCCGACGCCCGTGCGGTGGACCTGGTGCTGCGGTACGGCGAGGGTCAGGTCGGGCTCCGGGTCACCGATGACGGCAAGGGGTTCGACGCGACGGAGGCGGAGCGCGGGGCGGCCGAGGCCGTTCCGGACGGGGGCGGCAGTGGGGACGAGGACAGTGGCTTCGGGCTGCGCGGAATGGCGGCCCGGGTGGCGGAGATCGGTGGTGTGCTGAGCGTGGTGAGCAGGCGGGGAGCGGGCACCGTCGTCGAGGTGAAGGTGCCCTTGGACGGGGCGGCGGAACGGCCGTCCGGGCCGTCGGCGCCGCGGCCCGGAACGGCGGGACGGCTGGCGGAGGCGGCGGATGACGGAGGCCTGGGATGACGGACGTTGAGAACCCGGCGGCGGTGCGGGTGCTGCTCGCGGACGATCATCCCGTCGTCCGCGAGGGCCTGTGCGCCATGCTCGAATCCGACCCGGGCATCGAGGTCGTGGGGCAGGCGGGGTCCGGCGAGGAAGCCGTGACGCTGACGGAACGGCTGGCACCGGACCTCG
This genomic stretch from Streptomyces nigrescens harbors:
- a CDS encoding sensor histidine kinase; the encoded protein is MTREARRAPEARVRWFGLWDSYFVICYLVTTGLVFTSAVPQTARLIAIGALTLIVPWYAGIGRPLMLRHESDGRNGFFVGGLFVLFGLATAVDLTSAFALFAIVPMLMMSLAVRPAVVAAVLGNLLPVTMLWLQGGATAPLMLFVLLASLLGIALSVLLGLWIKRVVRQNREHAELIEELRRNREQVARLSHQAGISAERERLAREIHDTLAQSLTGIISLVQAADAEVEGAPAVARKHLALVGRMATESLAEARAFVADRTPASLRESSLAQALRRQADGLAAQTGLLARFAVEGDERPLPMAVNVVLLRAAQEAGTNVRKHADARAVDLVLRYGEGQVGLRVTDDGKGFDATEAERGAAEAVPDGGGSGDEDSGFGLRGMAARVAEIGGVLSVVSRRGAGTVVEVKVPLDGAAERPSGPSAPRPGTAGRLAEAADDGGLG